From Paracoccus suum, the proteins below share one genomic window:
- a CDS encoding catalase — MAKTPPSSAGKPADPKGLPPNPADDLNFPTNSDPVTAQFESQRGNGDELQQVTRPGDPARMTTNHGVPISDNENSLRMGARGPTLLEDFALREKIFHFDHERIPERIVHARGSAAHGVFEVTEAIPEFTRAALFQKAGNRCDVFVRFSTVAGGAGSVDTPRDVRGFATKFYTPEGNWDLVGNNIPVFFIQDAMKFPDLVHSVKMEADRAYPQAATAHDTFWDWISLMPEAMHMIMWAMSDRAIPRSFRMMEGFGVHTFRLVNAEDKATFVKFHWKPRLGIQSLVWDESAKLQGADNDFHRRDLFESIAAGHFPQWDLGIQTFDAAFADAQPYDVLDATKLIPEEDCPVRLIGTMTLNRNPDNFFAETEQAAFLPSNVVPGIDFSDDPLLQGRLFSYLDTQKSRLGTTNFHQIPINAPRCPMHNFQRDGMMQTQIPKGRANYEPNSLGQRGEIGGPRVDAVGGYRTIKSATDLGNEPTEKLRIRAESFADHFSQARLFYKSQTETEQGHMVSALIFELSKVEIAGIREAVLAQIQNIDMGMAQRVANGLAMDLPPAAKAAVKPVDMKPSDKLSILKQARPISTGRKLGILVTDGIDKAAVDALKSAAEAGGAAVTIVAPKIGGVTLKDGSKLPADARLDGTPSVVFDAVAIVASAEGGKQLAADAAGIDFAAFAWAHLKAIAASPEAQPLLDKANVGKDDFILAASDAKGVVDKLSQRAWAREPQVRPQF; from the coding sequence ATGGCCAAGACCCCCCCTTCGTCCGCAGGAAAGCCCGCTGACCCTAAGGGGTTGCCGCCGAACCCCGCCGACGATCTTAATTTCCCCACCAACTCTGACCCCGTCACTGCGCAGTTCGAATCGCAGCGCGGAAATGGCGACGAATTGCAGCAGGTGACCCGGCCCGGCGATCCGGCGCGGATGACCACCAACCACGGCGTGCCCATCAGCGACAACGAGAACAGCCTGCGTATGGGCGCTCGCGGGCCGACCCTGCTGGAGGACTTTGCCCTCCGCGAAAAGATCTTTCACTTCGACCACGAGCGCATCCCGGAGCGGATCGTCCATGCACGCGGCAGCGCCGCGCATGGCGTGTTCGAGGTCACCGAGGCAATTCCCGAGTTCACCCGCGCCGCGCTGTTCCAAAAGGCCGGCAATCGCTGTGATGTGTTTGTCCGCTTTTCCACCGTGGCAGGCGGCGCCGGCAGCGTGGACACGCCGCGTGACGTGCGCGGTTTTGCGACCAAGTTCTATACCCCCGAGGGCAACTGGGACCTGGTCGGCAACAACATCCCGGTGTTCTTCATTCAGGACGCGATGAAGTTCCCTGACCTCGTTCATTCGGTGAAGATGGAGGCGGACCGCGCCTATCCTCAGGCCGCCACGGCCCATGACACGTTCTGGGACTGGATCAGCCTGATGCCCGAGGCCATGCACATGATCATGTGGGCCATGTCCGACCGCGCCATCCCGCGCAGCTTCCGCATGATGGAGGGCTTTGGGGTCCACACTTTCCGGCTGGTCAATGCCGAGGACAAGGCGACCTTCGTCAAGTTCCACTGGAAGCCGCGCCTCGGCATCCAGTCACTGGTCTGGGACGAAAGCGCCAAGCTGCAAGGCGCCGACAATGATTTCCACCGGCGCGATCTGTTCGAGTCCATTGCCGCCGGCCACTTCCCGCAGTGGGATCTTGGCATCCAGACCTTTGACGCGGCCTTCGCCGATGCTCAGCCCTATGATGTGCTGGACGCGACCAAGCTGATCCCGGAAGAGGATTGCCCGGTGAGGCTGATCGGCACGATGACGCTGAATCGCAACCCCGACAACTTCTTTGCCGAGACCGAGCAGGCGGCGTTTCTGCCCTCGAACGTCGTACCCGGCATCGACTTTTCCGATGACCCCCTGCTGCAGGGACGGCTGTTCAGCTACCTCGACACGCAGAAATCGCGGCTTGGGACGACGAACTTCCACCAGATCCCGATCAACGCGCCGCGCTGCCCGATGCACAACTTCCAGCGTGACGGCATGATGCAGACCCAGATCCCCAAAGGCCGGGCCAATTACGAGCCGAACTCGCTGGGTCAGCGGGGCGAGATCGGGGGCCCGCGCGTCGACGCGGTCGGCGGCTATCGCACGATCAAGAGCGCGACCGACCTCGGGAACGAGCCGACCGAAAAGCTGCGCATCCGGGCCGAGAGCTTTGCCGACCACTTCAGCCAGGCGCGGCTATTTTACAAGTCGCAGACCGAGACCGAGCAGGGCCACATGGTCAGCGCCCTGATCTTCGAGCTGTCCAAGGTCGAGATCGCAGGCATCCGTGAGGCGGTGCTGGCGCAGATCCAGAACATCGACATGGGCATGGCGCAGCGTGTCGCCAACGGTCTTGCGATGGACCTGCCCCCGGCTGCCAAGGCCGCGGTCAAGCCGGTCGACATGAAGCCCTCGGACAAGCTGTCGATCCTCAAGCAGGCGCGCCCGATCAGCACCGGCCGCAAGCTGGGGATCCTCGTCACCGACGGGATCGACAAGGCGGCGGTCGATGCGCTGAAATCGGCGGCCGAGGCCGGCGGCGCGGCGGTCACCATCGTGGCGCCGAAGATCGGCGGCGTCACGCTGAAGGACGGCAGCAAGCTGCCGGCCGACGCCCGCCTCGACGGAACGCCCTCTGTGGTGTTCGATGCGGTGGCGATCGTCGCATCAGCCGAGGGCGGCAAGCAGCTGGCGGCCGACGCCGCGGGTATCGACTTTGCCGCCTTTGCCTGGGCGCATCTCAAGGCGATCGCCGCCTCGCCCGAGGCACAGCCGCTGCTGGACAAGGCCAATGTCGGCAAGGACGACTTCATCCTTGCGGCGAGCGATGCCAAGGGCGTGGTCGACAAGCTGTCGCAGCGCGCCTGGGCCCGCGAGCCGCAGGTCCGTCCGCAGTTCTGA
- a CDS encoding TerC family protein — protein MTTTAIAAKSNPPEPSGPQMEIFTQAGLIALMQVIAIDLVLAGDNAIVIGLAAAGLPKEQRNRAILVGIIAATVLRIIFALMTTWLMGITGLLIAGGILLLWVCWKMFRELREGAHEQDLDEALTGEDGNADGTIARAPRKSFRQAAMQIVLADVSMSLDNVLAVAGAAHGHPTVLIIGLVVSVALMGLAATFVARLLNRFRWIAYVGLAIIFYVALKMIYEGFHQVHAAGFFN, from the coding sequence TTGACCACCACTGCAATTGCAGCCAAGTCGAACCCGCCCGAACCGAGTGGACCGCAGATGGAAATCTTCACCCAGGCTGGCTTAATCGCGCTGATGCAGGTCATTGCCATCGACCTGGTCCTGGCCGGTGACAACGCCATCGTCATTGGACTCGCTGCTGCCGGTCTGCCCAAGGAGCAGCGCAACCGCGCCATCCTGGTCGGCATCATCGCTGCCACCGTGCTGCGGATCATCTTTGCGCTGATGACCACCTGGCTGATGGGCATCACCGGCCTGCTGATCGCTGGCGGCATCCTGCTGCTGTGGGTCTGCTGGAAGATGTTCCGCGAGTTGCGCGAAGGCGCGCACGAGCAAGATCTCGACGAGGCACTGACCGGCGAGGACGGCAACGCCGACGGCACGATCGCGCGCGCCCCGCGCAAGAGCTTTCGCCAAGCGGCGATGCAGATCGTGCTCGCGGACGTGTCGATGTCGCTTGACAACGTGCTGGCCGTGGCGGGCGCGGCGCATGGCCATCCGACCGTTCTGATTATCGGCCTTGTGGTCTCCGTCGCGCTGATGGGACTGGCCGCGACCTTTGTTGCGCGGCTGCTGAACCGCTTCCGCTGGATCGCCTATGTCGGCCTTGCCATCATCTTCTACGTGGCGCTGAAGATGATCTACGAGGGATTTCATCAGGTGCACGCTGCAGGGTTTTTCAACTAA
- the choX gene encoding choline ABC transporter substrate-binding protein: MLKLNRILALVTVAVVAGPALGQGANDPAACKTIRMSDPGWTDINSTNGIAKTVLDALGYDAQVTTLSVPIGFEALKSGQSDVFLGNWMPAQASFRADLDKAGAVEVLNRNLEGAKFTLAVTGPGAKLGVKDFDDLDAHRDAFEGKIYGIEPGAPANQSIGKMIEADAHGLGDWELVETGEQAMLAQVARNDAAGKPSVFLAWAPHPMNETLQITYLTGGDKEFGPNYGGAEVFTLARKGWAAECPNAAKLLKQMTFTVPMENQIMDGILNNGEAPADSARAWLKANPDVLGPWLDGVTTLDGQPGLPAVEAALK; the protein is encoded by the coding sequence ATGCTCAAGCTGAACCGCATCCTCGCGCTGGTGACCGTTGCCGTAGTGGCCGGTCCCGCGCTGGGCCAAGGCGCCAACGATCCGGCCGCGTGCAAAACGATCCGCATGTCGGACCCCGGCTGGACCGACATCAATTCAACCAACGGCATTGCCAAGACAGTGCTGGATGCGCTCGGCTATGACGCGCAGGTCACGACACTGTCCGTGCCGATCGGGTTCGAGGCGCTGAAATCCGGGCAGAGCGACGTCTTCCTGGGGAACTGGATGCCTGCGCAAGCCAGCTTTCGCGCCGACCTGGACAAGGCCGGCGCGGTCGAGGTGCTGAACCGCAACCTCGAGGGGGCAAAGTTCACGCTGGCCGTGACCGGCCCGGGCGCAAAGCTGGGCGTCAAGGATTTCGACGACCTCGACGCCCATCGCGACGCCTTCGAGGGCAAGATCTACGGCATCGAGCCGGGCGCCCCGGCGAACCAGTCCATCGGCAAGATGATCGAGGCAGACGCCCACGGCCTCGGCGATTGGGAACTGGTCGAGACGGGCGAGCAGGCGATGCTGGCGCAGGTCGCGCGCAACGATGCCGCCGGAAAGCCGAGCGTGTTCCTCGCCTGGGCCCCACACCCGATGAACGAGACGCTGCAGATCACCTACCTGACCGGCGGCGACAAGGAATTCGGGCCTAACTACGGCGGCGCCGAGGTCTTTACCCTGGCGCGCAAGGGCTGGGCGGCCGAATGCCCCAATGCCGCCAAACTGCTGAAGCAGATGACCTTTACCGTCCCGATGGAAAACCAGATCATGGACGGCATCCTGAACAATGGCGAGGCGCCGGCCGATTCCGCCCGCGCCTGGCTGAAGGCCAATCCCGATGTGCTCGGGCCTTGGCTCGACGGCGTCACGACGCTGGACGGACAGCCGGGGCTGCCCGCCGTCGAGGCCGCGTTGAAATGA
- a CDS encoding LolA family protein codes for MNIRSIALAPVLALLAAAPASAEKISLNEISRYLNSLKSAVADFSQVNSNGSVTAGKLYIQRPNRVRFEYGGKNKTLVLASGGQVAVFDGKSNQPHQEYPLAKTPLSIILADNVNLGRANMVTSHTEKKNTTIVKAQDPAHPEYGNIQMVFTANPTELRQWIITDDTGKKTTVVLGEMQKGVKIAPSAFAIANEVARRK; via the coding sequence ATGAACATTCGCAGCATCGCCCTCGCGCCCGTCCTCGCCCTTCTCGCCGCGGCCCCTGCCTCGGCCGAGAAGATTTCGCTCAACGAAATTTCGCGCTACCTCAACAGCCTCAAGTCGGCAGTCGCCGATTTCAGCCAGGTTAACAGCAATGGCTCGGTCACGGCCGGCAAGCTGTACATCCAGCGCCCGAACCGTGTGCGGTTCGAATACGGCGGCAAGAACAAAACGCTGGTGCTCGCCTCGGGCGGGCAGGTCGCGGTGTTTGACGGCAAGTCGAACCAGCCACACCAGGAATACCCGCTGGCCAAGACGCCGCTGTCGATCATCCTGGCCGACAACGTGAACCTCGGACGGGCCAACATGGTGACCAGCCACACCGAGAAAAAGAACACCACCATCGTCAAGGCGCAGGACCCCGCACATCCGGAATACGGCAATATCCAGATGGTGTTCACCGCCAACCCGACCGAACTGCGCCAGTGGATCATCACCGACGACACCGGCAAGAAGACCACTGTGGTGCTGGGCGAGATGCAGAAGGGTGTGAAGATCGCGCCGTCCGCCTTTGCGATCGCCAACGAGGTCGCACGCCGTAAATAA